The following is a genomic window from Nitrospira sp..
CGCAATCACTCGCTTCCAATTCAGCCGTCCGGCGTGGATAAGTCCGGCCACTTCCGTCATGAGGCTGAGCTGCTTCCATGCCCGATGCGCCCCATACACGCATAGCACGAGTATCGCCTCCTCCGGGGCCATTCCCCTGATCCTCCGGCCATCCAGCGAGACCGGCCTGATATGGCTCCATACCTCCGGTCGCTCGATCGGAAAAGTCATACTCGCATGGCTCATCGCCCACAGCAGCTCGATCCGGCGCGACGTGTTGGCATGAACGTAGACGAGCGACCGCTCAGAGACATCGGTATCGCCTGAGGCCTGTCCCTTCCCTCCTCTCGCCACATAGCCCTGAGAAACCAACACTTGCTGGCCCGCGACAAGTTGGTTCCTGCGCACCAGCACAACCGGATCGGTCGGAGCGCAGAGCGTGAGATCGCCATAGATCATAGCGGCTAGAACGACGCCTCTGACGGGAAGGACTGAGATTCCGGCCTCATCAAAGAGTCGAGACAGTCGAAGCAGATCCTCCGCTCCCGCTCGATTCACGACGGCCGCCGCCTCTGCTCGCCGACAAAGCACATCGAGATCCGCCGGAGGAGCAAGGTCCGCGCACAATCCGGTCAGCGTCCTAGCGAGCAAGGCTTCGACGCCCTGAGCGCTGGCCAATTCCAGCAACAACGGCCAATTCAAACCGGCCTGCGCACTCTCAAGAATCCGGCGGCGGATAAACTCAGGCACCGTCGCTCTCGCGCACCAGATAAGAAACTGGGCTTCCCGGAAACGCACCGGGTTCACCCATCCATCAGACGCACCGGGAGATGCGGCTCCATCGACCGGATATCGCGACGAGAATCCCACCGCTACATCCTCCCCTCAAGCAACTGAGTCAGCGCACGAACAGATTTAGCCACAGGACTCACGTACAGACTCCGAACCGTCTCAAATTCCCTGGGCGCGGCATCGAGCAATCCGACTTGCAGAACCTCCGGATGCTCGGGACGATAGTGCGAGCCGGACAGTCCGTCCCATATGGACAGCTTGCGCCCGAAACTCTTATTCCAATGGCGTGGATCGACGCTGTGGCTGTGATGGATCTGATGATGCGCCGGACTGATGAACAGCCAATTGAACACCGGGCCATACGAGAGCCAGATGTGCGAGTGACGCAAATGCATGCCCAGCAGCGCGATCGTAAACCCGATGATACTCACACCGAAAATCATCTCGACCTGAAGCTCACGACCAAGAATGTTTTCATAAAAGACCGCAGAGAACCCGATGGCCGGAACCTGTAACAGGGCAAAACCGATGGTCTCAACGGGATGGACTCGATAGGCTGCCGCAGGAGTCAGCACCTCGACCGAATGATGCACCCGATGAAAGGCCCACAGCACTGGCACCGTGTGGAATAACGTGTGCGCCCAATAATTGATCAAATCGTGCAGCAGGAGAAAACCGATGGCTGCCATGACAATCGCCGTCAGAGAAAGAGCACGGGGCGGCTCCCATCCCAACTGTCCAACCAATAACCACGACATCCCTTTTGCGCCCAGCACTCCGAGCCCTGTCATGATGGGAACATAGAAAAGAAATGTCAACACCATATCGATGGCCGCGAACCGAAAATCCAGCCTGGTCGACCAATGGCGATACAAGCGCGCGGGAAAGGCAAACTCTTGAAAGGACTCGCCCTCCAAGCGTCCCGCCCGCTTGGCCATCACATACATCGCCCAGGCACACGCCAAGCTGGAAAGAAGATACGGCCAGGCCAACCCATTCGAGAGGTTGACGAAAACGCGAGGAATTTGCCCGATGGTCGTCGTGAACTGGTCCCAGGAAGAGACGGCGGACAGGGCGTATTCAGCCACGCGCTCTAGAAACCAGCGTGCTGCCTCAATCATCTGGCACTTCTATTCTGCGGTTACGCCGTATGAACAACTCCTTCTCCTGTCGCGCCATACGCCTTCACCTCTTTTTATTGGTCACAGTCCATCGGAACGCACCGGATTCTGAGGGCGATTGAATAGGCCTGAGACAAGGCTTCGGCGAAGGAGCCCTCCTACACGCTTAAACGGGCCGACATACAGCTTCCCAACGGTCGAGAACTCGTCCTTGCTCTCGCCGACAAGTCCGAATTGAAGGCGCTCATGGCAATCCGGCACACAAAGCGTCCCAAACATCCAATCCCACAACGAAAACTTCACGCCGAAGTTCTTGTCGTGATGGCATGGATCGATACTGTGATGGGCTTGATGCACGATCGGAGTCACGAGAATACGATCCAGCAGAGGGCCATAGGAAATCGGAAGGTGCGAATGCTGCAAGTGATGCCCTGAAAGTCCATGCAGAAACCCGATAAGGCTGACACCGAAGATCGTCGTGGCAGCTAAGTCTTGCGTCGATATATGTTGGTAAAAGACAACGGCAAATCCAATGACCGGCGCACGCAAAATCGCCGTCACAAAAAACTCCACGGGGTGCGCACGGAACCCTGAAATGGGCGTCAATACCTCAGCCGAATGATGCACCTGATGAAACGTCCACAGAAACGGAACTTTATGAAGCAATACATGACCTACGTAATTGATGAAATCGTACAACAGGTAAAATCCGAGCATCGCGGCAAAGAGAACAGGCACAGGTAACGTGGTCGGAGAGATCCAGCCCAGATAGCCGGTTAACACTATCTTGCCCATCTTCTCCGCAAGAAGGGCGAAGCCGACCAACATGGGCACAAAGAACAATGCATTGAGCACGACACTCACCGCATAAAATCGGTAGTCCACCCAGGCAGAGGAGTGACCGTACACAAACCGAGGAAACAGAAAGGCTCTAAAGGACGACACCGACAGCGCCTCCCCCTTCCTCGACAGGCTATACGCCACACCGGCAATCGTCACACTGGCAAGCAGATACGGCCAGGCCAATCCGCTATTGAGGCGCGTGAATGTGCCGCCGATCTCTCCGATGGCTGCCGTAAAACGGTCCCAGGAAGAGACCGTGGACAGGGAGTATTCGGCCACACGCTCTAAGAACCATCGTACTGCGTCAATCACCAGGCCTCTCAATTACGCCCTATACGATTCGTGGGGCAGCCGGCCGAAGCCGGCCGCCCCACGAACGCGGTTACGGCAGCATTAGCTAATAGGACTCAATCGCACCGGGTTTCTCACCCACACTCTTGTCGCTAGCCTTCACCCCGGACGTTCCGCCGGTGATGTCGCGCAACATGTCGTGCGCCACCAAGACCGGCTCGGTGTACGACTCTTTCTGCTGTTGCTCCATGCTTCTTCACCCCCTTTCTATTGTTAAAAGTCCCTCGTGACTCAGATGGGTCACCAGAGCAAAGAGATCATCGGCAATCCGCTCCGGCGGAGCATCGAACCGTCCACACAATGCGGTGTGAATGGCCTGAAGGGACGCTGTTCCCGTGCAGGCGTCCCAGATCGCGCTGCCAACCCGATTCAAGGTGTAGTAACGGCCCGTACTCAAATCGAGTAACACGGTCTCGCCATCCAACGTCGTTCCCTGAACATCCGGATTAGGGCGCGGCACCGCCGCCATGAGGTCCTGGCGGGTATCTTGCCGGCCTCGTTCAATCTGTTGCTGCTCTCCCTCCGACAGAACGGCACGAGCTGCTTCGGCCAGTTCTGCGGTCGTTGCATGCCCCCCTAGCGATACCTGTCCAGGCTCGGACGCCACGGTTAGATCCGGCCTCAAATCGGCGGTGATAAACGGCTGTCTCCCCATTAGCGGCACTCCTTTCGTCGTTGCGATTCGACCGATTCACATTCGTTACGCCCGTCCGGCACAGAGCAGATCGGCTAAGGCATCGCCAATTCGCTGACCGGTATAGTTCTCAAAAAAGGTAAACCCCGGGCTGGTATTGACCTCGAAACAATAATAGGCGCCAGCCGGCGTCCGGCGAAAATCGATTCCGCTCAGGCTCAATCCCAAGCCTCTGGCGAGACCGAGACAGCGGGCCTGAATACTCTGCTCCAATTCGACGGCTCGCATGGTGCGCTGCTTGTCCTCGCGACCGGCATACCGGTAATCCGTCCCGTCCGACAGCACCTCGGTCGCGAACAAACGGTCTCCCACCGTATGCACGCGCAGATCCGCGCCTGGAATCGTTTCTTGCAACTGCACGGGGCAGGAGCGGATGTGTTCCAGGCGGGGAAAATCAGCCGGCGTCAACGGCCTCACAATCGACCGTTCCGCGCTGATGGATTTGTAAATGACGCGCCCCTGGCACTCGTCATAGAACCGGCGCGCTTCTTCCGGCACCATCGTCACCAGTGTCTTCGGAACCAGGAAGCCGGCTTGCTCAATCAGCTGTTGCTGATAGGGCTTCGACATGTTCGTATGCCCGGCCTGGCGCCGGTTCACAACCAGGACTGAAAGACTCTCGGCAAACTCCCAGAGTGTCGTCGCGAGGATTCTGGCCCTCGGAGACGAGGCCGACCGGGCGCCGACTCCACGCAAATACACCGCATCAATACTGGCGGCATCGATAACCTGCTGGCCGAGACGGATGTGCTCTACAATCCTACGGCCATCGCTCGACCAGGACACATCCCAATCCTGCCCTTCCGAATCCGGATGGACGAGCATGAGATCAGCGTTCCGGACCGCAAGCCGGGCGCACACATTCGCAAGCACTGAGTCGGCCATCGGTCCCATGAGAAGAATCATCCTGCGACAGGCTCCTCTGTTCAGAAAGGTATTCGAGCAACTGCTCCGCAATCTGCTGCTGCGCGTCCTGCGGACAACGCCAGAAGTTCGGCGTGCCGCTGATATCGAGACACCAGAGGTCTCCGCTGGGGTCGATCACAATCTGACACTCAGCAAAGGTGAGCCCTAACGCGCGCGCGAGATCACAACAACGCGCGGTGTGAGCGGACAGCACCTCCACCGGCTGCGACACCGCCTCGCCGGAACGAAGGACCGTCGCCACCGCTCGCTCGCCCGCCACATAGACCGTCGCCTGCTGCCCAGGCGGAACGGTTTGAAGCGACACCGCCTGTTGTTCCATGACTTGGCGGATCTGCTCGGCCCCATCCTGCGCTTGCAGGAACCGCCCCGGCTCACTCGATCCAAGAGGCTTAAGATAGGCCGACCCGCCCCAAGCCGTGAATTGCTGCAAGGCATCGGCTTGGCTGGACGTGTAACGGACTGCGGGAAGAAGAAATCCATGCGCTGGCGCGAGCGGGGCCAACAGCGGGCTTCCCGAAAGAAGTGTGGGCCTGCCGCCGGGAACCGGCCGATTGATCACTGGACAGGGCATCGCATTCAGGAAGGCCAGCCAGGCCGCGGTGGCCTCCTTCGTCACATAGTCGGCGTCGGCATCCGACAGCCCCTCAAGATTCACACGTAATGGGAACGGAAGCCGAGTGAAAATTCCCGTGAGGGTTTCAAGAGTAATTCTCTGCCCATTGATCTCCAGAAATCCTTGGATGACCGACTCTTTGGCCGAAACCGGCCAATTAAGCAGAACCTTATCCAGCAGCTGCAGGGGTTCAACCCAGCAGACATCGCTCCCTGTTCGTTGAGCTTCTCGATGGATACGCGCTGCCCAGGGGTCGGTTGAATCGGCAAGAATGAGAATCACTGGAGATGACTCCTCTCCGGCGCCTGAATTCAATGGAGTAGCTGCGTGAAAAATCTCAAGGCGCGCCAGGCCTTCGAGAAGAATAGCCCCAGCCTGGCACCCTGCCTAGACCACTAGAAGCGGGGCTTCCCCTACATAAGTCTGTACGTAGGGGGAGCTATTCTAAGAGATGCGGCAAGAAGATGAAAGAGCGCACGATCTGAAACAGGAGGATTACTGGTAGTGCTGCGCTTGGGTGAGGAATAGTGAGGCATAGAGGCCTTGGCGCCCCATCAAGTCATCGTGCGAACCCTGTTCCACGATCTGACCGCGATCCACGACGAAAATTCTGTCGGCCATCTTAACCGTGGAGAGTCGATGGCTGATTAAGATGGCTGTCCGTCCTTGCGCCAGTTCATGGAACCGTTCAAATAACTCCGCTTCTGCCTTGGCATCCATGGCGCTGGTCGGTTCGTCGAGAATCAGGACCTGGGAATTGCGGAGAATCGCCCGGGCCAGGGCCACCTTCTGCCATTCTCCGATACTCAGCTCATGCCCTCCATCGAATAGCTTCCCCAGCAAAGACTCGTAGCCCTTCGGCAACCGCTCAATGGTCTCATGAACACCGGCTTGCTTGGCCGCCTGCACGACCGTCGGCAATGCGATATCGGATGCCTGCACCCCCAATGCGATGTTGTCTTTGGCGGAAAACTGAAACTTCACAAAGTCCTGAAAAATTCCGCTGACCGCGCCACGGACGTCGGCGATGGCATAGTCGCGAAGATCCGCCCCATCGATCATAATGCGCCCGCTCGTGGGATCATACAGACGGCACAAGAGCTTCACTAAGGTCGTTTTTCCAGCGCCGTTGGCGCCGACAAACGCCACATGCTCGCCAGGCCTGATCGTAAACGTGAAGTCGCGAACCGCCACCCGTTCTTCATGGGGATATTGAAACGAGACCCGCTCGAACCTAATCCCCTGCCCGAGCGAGGCGGGAAACCGCCGCGGCTGAACCGCTTCAGGCAGCTTTGAACGAATCGCGAGAAATTCATTCAGCGTCGTCAGAAAGAGATTGCTCTCATACAAATTCGACACACTCCAACCCAACCCTTCGAGAAACCCCGAGGCCCGCTGGATCGCCTGAAAGAACATGACGAGATCACCGACCGTCAACAGTCCATGAAACGTTCTTACTGCCACAAAGCTGTAGACTCCGAAGACGCCCGCCACTCCCACAATCTGCGCCGCCAGCCCGAACAGCGCCCACCGGCGCTCCAGCGCAATCCGCTCCTGGCGCAATATCGTCCGCGTCTCGCGGAACCAGTCTCGCAACCGAGGGCCGAGATCGAACAAGCGAACTTCTTTGGCGGCGGTGGCCTGCGTCAACAGCATATTGACGTACCAGGCTTTCCGTTCCAGCGGCGTCCGCTCGCGCTCCCAGGCAAACAACCGGTTGGATTGCTGCAACCGGACCAAGAAATACGGAATCGCCGTCAGCGCAAGGACCGGAATGACCGCCCAATGCAGCCACCAGAGAATGCCCGCCATCGCCAGCAGCGAGATGCCATCCTGGAAACATTGCAAGAGCGCGTTGAGAATTGCGGTGGGACGATAGGGCGCTTCCTGCTGCGCCCGGTGCAGCGTATCTTGATACCGCGCATTCTCGTAATACTCGAGATCGACCTCGACAGACTTCGCCTGCAGCAGCGCATGCATATGATCGGTGACGACCTGGGCGTGAATCCTGGAAATCAAAGAAGCGGCAACCGTGAGCAGGGCACTGATCACCGCGGCCCCTGCCAGTCCCGCGAGAATCGTTGCAATGGGAGTTAACGAGGCATCCGGCGAAGGAACCTTAATTTCCTCCGTCACCGCATCGATCAATAACTTCGTCAGGTACAGCACGGCCAGCGGCAACAACCCCTGGACCACCCGTACAGCAATGCTGCCGACCGCGAGGCTCGGACTGCTCTGCCAGACAAAGGAGAGGGCATACCGAAGCGTCTGAAGAAACGGCCGTATGCGAAGCAGCAAACTATTCATGGAGATTCAAATGCGTCTGTTTTTGCCTCAGATAACCGCCGTCGTCCCCTTCCGTGGGCGCACAGGCGGCACGAGATCCCGGTTGACTAGGGGACCAGGAGGGAATGAGTAGGTCACGGTGAACTGCTGCCAATACCGGCCAGGCTCGTGAAACGGCTGATGATCCAGCATCAACCAAGCATGGCCATCGAGACCGGTCCCATCCTTTCTCACTCCGCAATGAAACGACACCGGATAGCCCGATCGTGTGGCGAACCAATACAAGGCCAACGATCGGGGAAAACAATTCCCTTTTGCATTGTAGGGGAAGAGCTGGAGCCATCGATCTAGATAGTAGACCAGGTCTTCAAATCGCGCCGGATCGGGATTCCCGGAAAGCACGGCTGGCTGCAGTCGCTGCAACACCCTCGGAAGACTTTCGCCGCGTAATCGAAAACGAATCCACGACACCACCGCAGCCACCTGCAACAGCAGCCAATACTTTCTCGCTATTCGCTTCATCGTAGGCTCAGTCGGCCCAATCGCAGGACGCGCTCCCGCAATCGCGTGCCTTTCTAGACGACAACCCCTCACACACCCGAGAGAGCCCGTGGCCATCAGCGGCCATGATCGACCCATCGATTGATTGTGCCGCGAATGGGAGAGGGGACCAGATTCCTCACCGCGCGCTGGCAGGGCCGGACAAGATGCGACAATTGCGCCAGCCGCTTCCCACGGGAAAACCAGCTTGGCGGAGCCTCCACGATTGACGAGCCGTCCCGGCACAGTGCCAGGCCGAATCGCCATTGCTCCCACCAAGTGTCTTTCAACGAAAAATAGACGGCCACTGCCTGCTCCTCGCTGACACCGTTCCTGGGATTCGCCAAAAGACTCGCCGGCATACGCTCGGACAACATCTGAATATCGGAATCGGCCGAATAGCGGTCGTGGACCGATTCTGGGATCGGCGCATCTAGCACCCGATGGGCCAGGGCCAATCCGATGTGCATAAGCCGCAGGCAACGCCAGGCCTTCGCCTGTGAAAAAACCCTGGCCCAATCGAGGTTCGGATGCGAACGGAGCAATTCAGCGACATCGCACACCCACTTGAGCTGTTCCCAAGCATGCTTCGATCCATGCACACAGAGAAGAATCAGAAGTTCCTCAGGCGCCAGCGTGTGAACCGTCGACTTTCCCAGCACCATCGGCGTCCGATGTGCCCAGAACTCCGGACGATCCAGTTGAAAGGCAAAATGCTGATGCGCCATCACCCACTGAAGATCGACTCTGAATAGGCTGCGCGTCTTGATAAACACATTGTAGGGGCCCTCTTCGTGCTCCGCTTCCGCTGGGTCGGTCGAAGGGTCTTTTCGCTCATACCCCTGAGCAAGCAATACCGCTTGCGCGGCCCCAACCGCAGATTCTGGAATCAAGAGATCGAGATCGCTGAAATCACGAAGCGTCAGATCGCCATAGGCGGACAAGGCTAAGGTCGCGCCTTTAATGGGCACAACCGGGACATTCCGCGCGGCAAATGCATCGCACAAGTTTCCCAGTTCCTGCGCAAGCGATCGGCTCAGCAAGGCACAGGCTTGTGTTTTTTGGCGCAGCTTCGCCAGCACATCGCCCGGCACGAGCGCGGGACAGATAGTCGAAATATTCCGATAGAAAAGCGGAAGCACGCCGTGAGACGTGGCGAGATCCAGCAGCTGTCCCCAATTCAGCGGCTCCTGGATCCGCGCGCAGATCCGCGCGCGCAGTTCCTCGGTCAGGTGCGTGCGCGCGCAGCACACCAGCAACTCCGCTTCAGGCAACCACGGGAATTGCCGTGCGACCTTCATCGCCCCTTCTCCAGCAGCGGGGTGATCAGTTTCGGCAAATCCAAGATATCGCGGCCGAAATGCAGTCGGTAACAATCGACTTGCTGTACAAGTTTCGCCAGCACTTTGAACTCCCGCCGAGCGACCTCTTGATCGTAGACCAGCAAGGCTTGCGGCAAGAGCGCCTCCAGCGCCCGGCTCTTGGGAAGCAGTTCAAGATGGCTCTTCGGTGCATCGACGACATGGGGAAACAACACAAGCGCGGGCTGGCAGCGCTCACCGACCGCCGTCCGATAGAGGTCTTCGGCATAAAAAAATCGTTTGGGCACACCTGGATGGAGCACCTGCTCCGATGCCGACTGCAGTTCTGGGAAAAACTGCACCGTGGCATCGGTGACATTGATCTTGATCGGAAACGGCAGCACTTCCACCTGCGCTCCGGAATCCTGCAAGAGTGGATGATCGTCCGATAGATAGCGATAGCCGGACCGAAGTAAGGAGATAAACGAGGTGGTTTTCCCGCGGCCGCTGTTGCCGGGAATCAAGATGGCGCGACCGCTGTACTCCAGCGCCGTCGCATGAATCGTATAGAGCCCGCGGCGCCGCAATAATTCAATCAACGCCAGGTGAAATAGATATTCGATCAGGTTGGAGGACAGCCGCTCGGGATTTATCACATACCCCTCGGCTTGGCCCTGCGCGCCGTCGATCACTAACACCCCGATCTCAGGAAACTCTGCGATCAGAAGCCCCTGATCCGCACTCACCTTGTAGGCCAGTCCGGTCGCTCGCCGATCCCCGACCGCCTCACCCGTACCGGCCGCCAACTGCCGCGCCGAAGCGGAAATTGTAAAGGGAACCTCGGCCAGATTCTTCACTTGTCGAAAACGAAGAGTCAGCACCGCATCGGCATCGAACGCATCGTTCAGGCGAAAATGCCGCAACAACTCGTTCACCGGTTGCGCCAGAATCGGCACATCCGTCTCATATCTGACCGCCGTGCCATAGAGTGAATAGCGATATTCAACCATGCTCATTTCTACCATACCCTCAGGATTCAACCGACGTATTTCGCGCTACCACGCCGTTGCAAGGAGATGGGCCGGCCCGCCATTTAGCGAGCCGACCCCTTCACATTAATCGTTATTCCACCAGCGGCGCGGCCTCTTGTCATCACAATTGTAGCCTGACTGACCCGCCGTAATGTCGCGCAACAGTTCGTGTTTCTCTACCGCTGGCTGGACATACTGTTCTTTCTTCTGTTCCATTTTGTATTACCTCCTCAATTTATATAGACGGCACAATCTCCGTGAGCCCGCTACCCCTCAGGGACGCTACTTCTCCTGGCACTGAAGTGTTCTGCAAGGCTGCTGCCCAGAGTTTCCCGCCGTAATGTCGCGCAACAACTCATGCTTCATCACCATCGGCTGGGCACACTGCTTTTTCTGTTGTTCCATTTTTCTTCACCTCCTTTCCTGTTCAAGTAGCCCCTCCTGAACCAATTCATTGGCCAGGTTGACAAGGTCGTCGAGGGCTCGCTCGGATGCGACCTCAAACTGGTCGCCGATAACCGCATGAATATCGCCCATCGTGTTCCGCCCCGTGCAATGCTCCCAAATCACACTCCCCAGCCGATTCAAGGTGTAGTACCGGCCGCTGCTCAGGTCCAACAGCACTGTCTCTCCATCCATCGTCGTACCTTGCACGTCGGGACTTGGTCGCAAAACGATGCGATCAAGTTGCGTCCGATCGATTGAACCGTGGATCGAAGATTCTGCCGCACCGGACAATATCGTCGTAGCTGAGATCTCTACCATCTGCCATCCTCCTTGCCGGTCGCTGCCCGGCTTTTCGACTGCGCCTAGGAGCCGCTATACCAGCATCGACTACCTGCATCGACTTCCGCTCGCCATCGCGACAGACTGTCGTCTTCTTCAAGAAAGGTAGCCTGACATTGGGATCTTGCCTATACCCCAAAGGCCTGATGAAGTACCCCACCTTGGTATATGGCCAGGGGTGGGACTGCGTGCAACAAGGCCTTGAGGGCAAGACTTTCAGGCTTGTCGAGCCAGGCGAGCAAGCGCCTAGCAAGCTTTGTGGCTCTCAGAGAAACTCTGGAGTGAAACCTGAGACAGAGACCATGACAGGCAAATCAGATGAGAAGATACGAGGCGAGAGTATTCCCGGCACAACAACAGAAGCTAGGCACCAACAAGATAAGCTGGCCGATCCTCGAGAACCGGCCAGCCCATTAGTTCGTTACTACTTATCGCAATTCCTATCACAACCAGGGATAGATTGCTTCGCCGTGATGTCGCGCAACAACTCGTGCTTCACCATCACCGGCTGAACATACTGCTCTTTCTGTTGTTCCATTCTTCTTCACCTCCTTTCCTGTTGAAATCGCTCTTCCTGAATCAGTTCCCTGACCGGAACGCGTGCGCAAGAATAGACAGGACAACAGGCCTTGTCCACCCTCCTTTGGAGGGAGCACACGTATCTTCAAACAACTAGGAGAGATTACGAGGCTGGGATGAACATGGCGATACCGACTGGCTGAAGAAAAAGAGAGGCCACTTCTAAAGCGAGAGGCCGCTCCTCAGCAGAACGAAGGGGGGGAAGGATCCAATACATAGCTGTGAGAGATTCGAAGGAACAGACATGACCGCAGGACGCCGTCTACACGTCAC
Proteins encoded in this region:
- a CDS encoding hypothetical protein (Evidence 4 : Unknown function but conserved in other organisms; MaGe:77309911) translates to MGFSSRYPVDGAASPGASDGWVNPVRFREAQFLIWCARATVPEFIRRRILESAQAGLNWPLLLELASAQGVEALLARTLTGLCADLAPPADLDVLCRRAEAAAVVNRAGAEDLLRLSRLFDEAGISVLPVRGVVLAAMIYGDLTLCAPTDPVVLVRRNQLVAGQQVLVSQGYVARGGKGQASGDTDVSERSLVYVHANTSRRIELLWAMSHASMTFPIERPEVWSHIRPVSLDGRRIRGMAPEEAILVLCVYGAHRAWKQLSLMTEVAGLIHAGRLNWKRVIATAVEWKCYRILLLGLALSHRVMETPIPPQVLSLIEADSDVMDMAPRMPKSLLLQQREGLDDHEVGALLCTLQDDWRARWRYGMALCRSHDPVIHASPAWFRGSRALYWLARVVSPVQALSRWLAPPASIRHLFHR
- a CDS encoding Sterol desaturase family protein (MaGe:77309912); the encoded protein is MIEAARWFLERVAEYALSAVSSWDQFTTTIGQIPRVFVNLSNGLAWPYLLSSLACAWAMYVMAKRAGRLEGESFQEFAFPARLYRHWSTRLDFRFAAIDMVLTFLFYVPIMTGLGVLGAKGMSWLLVGQLGWEPPRALSLTAIVMAAIGFLLLHDLINYWAHTLFHTVPVLWAFHRVHHSVEVLTPAAAYRVHPVETIGFALLQVPAIGFSAVFYENILGRELQVEMIFGVSIIGFTIALLGMHLRHSHIWLSYGPVFNWLFISPAHHQIHHSHSVDPRHWNKSFGRKLSIWDGLSGSHYRPEHPEVLQVGLLDAAPREFETVRSLYVSPVAKSVRALTQLLEGRM
- a CDS encoding Fatty acid hydroxylase domain-containing protein (MaGe:77309913), which gives rise to MIDAVRWFLERVAEYSLSTVSSWDRFTAAIGEIGGTFTRLNSGLAWPYLLASVTIAGVAYSLSRKGEALSVSSFRAFLFPRFVYGHSSAWVDYRFYAVSVVLNALFFVPMLVGFALLAEKMGKIVLTGYLGWISPTTLPVPVLFAAMLGFYLLYDFINYVGHVLLHKVPFLWTFHQVHHSAEVLTPISGFRAHPVEFFVTAILRAPVIGFAVVFYQHISTQDLAATTIFGVSLIGFLHGLSGHHLQHSHLPISYGPLLDRILVTPIVHQAHHSIDPCHHDKNFGVKFSLWDWMFGTLCVPDCHERLQFGLVGESKDEFSTVGKLYVGPFKRVGGLLRRSLVSGLFNRPQNPVRSDGL
- a CDS encoding hypothetical protein (Evidence 4 : Unknown function but conserved in other organisms; MaGe:77309914) is translated as MEQQQKESYTEPVLVAHDMLRDITGGTSGVKASDKSVGEKPGAIESY
- a CDS encoding PqqD family protein (MaGe:77309915), with amino-acid sequence MGRQPFITADLRPDLTVASEPGQVSLGGHATTAELAEAARAVLSEGEQQQIERGRQDTRQDLMAAVPRPNPDVQGTTLDGETVLLDLSTGRYYTLNRVGSAIWDACTGTASLQAIHTALCGRFDAPPERIADDLFALVTHLSHEGLLTIERG
- a CDS encoding ATP-grasp domain-containing protein (MaGe:77309916); its protein translation is MADSVLANVCARLAVRNADLMLVHPDSEGQDWDVSWSSDGRRIVEHIRLGQQVIDAASIDAVYLRGVGARSASSPRARILATTLWEFAESLSVLVVNRRQAGHTNMSKPYQQQLIEQAGFLVPKTLVTMVPEEARRFYDECQGRVIYKSISAERSIVRPLTPADFPRLEHIRSCPVQLQETIPGADLRVHTVGDRLFATEVLSDGTDYRYAGREDKQRTMRAVELEQSIQARCLGLARGLGLSLSGIDFRRTPAGAYYCFEVNTSPGFTFFENYTGQRIGDALADLLCAGRA
- a CDS encoding hypothetical protein (Evidence 4 : Unknown function but conserved in other organisms; MaGe:77309917) produces the protein MILILADSTDPWAARIHREAQRTGSDVCWVEPLQLLDKVLLNWPVSAKESVIQGFLEINGQRITLETLTGIFTRLPFPLRVNLEGLSDADADYVTKEATAAWLAFLNAMPCPVINRPVPGGRPTLLSGSPLLAPLAPAHGFLLPAVRYTSSQADALQQFTAWGGSAYLKPLGSSEPGRFLQAQDGAEQIRQVMEQQAVSLQTVPPGQQATVYVAGERAVATVLRSGEAVSQPVEVLSAHTARCCDLARALGLTFAECQIVIDPSGDLWCLDISGTPNFWRCPQDAQQQIAEQLLEYLSEQRSLSQDDSSHGTDGRLSACECVRPACGPER
- a CDS encoding ABC-type multidrug transport system, ATPase and permease component (MaGe:77309918), which codes for MNSLLLRIRPFLQTLRYALSFVWQSSPSLAVGSIAVRVVQGLLPLAVLYLTKLLIDAVTEEIKVPSPDASLTPIATILAGLAGAAVISALLTVAASLISRIHAQVVTDHMHALLQAKSVEVDLEYYENARYQDTLHRAQQEAPYRPTAILNALLQCFQDGISLLAMAGILWWLHWAVIPVLALTAIPYFLVRLQQSNRLFAWERERTPLERKAWYVNMLLTQATAAKEVRLFDLGPRLRDWFRETRTILRQERIALERRWALFGLAAQIVGVAGVFGVYSFVAVRTFHGLLTVGDLVMFFQAIQRASGFLEGLGWSVSNLYESNLFLTTLNEFLAIRSKLPEAVQPRRFPASLGQGIRFERVSFQYPHEERVAVRDFTFTIRPGEHVAFVGANGAGKTTLVKLLCRLYDPTSGRIMIDGADLRDYAIADVRGAVSGIFQDFVKFQFSAKDNIALGVQASDIALPTVVQAAKQAGVHETIERLPKGYESLLGKLFDGGHELSIGEWQKVALARAILRNSQVLILDEPTSAMDAKAEAELFERFHELAQGRTAILISHRLSTVKMADRIFVVDRGQIVEQGSHDDLMGRQGLYASLFLTQAQHYQ
- a CDS encoding Transglutcore3 domain-containing protein (MaGe:77309919), giving the protein MKRIARKYWLLLQVAAVVSWIRFRLRGESLPRVLQRLQPAVLSGNPDPARFEDLVYYLDRWLQLFPYNAKGNCFPRSLALYWFATRSGYPVSFHCGVRKDGTGLDGHAWLMLDHQPFHEPGRYWQQFTVTYSFPPGPLVNRDLVPPVRPRKGTTAVI